In Manis pentadactyla isolate mManPen7 chromosome 11, mManPen7.hap1, whole genome shotgun sequence, one DNA window encodes the following:
- the CDH24 gene encoding cadherin-24 isoform X6 translates to MWGLVRLLLAWLGGWGCMVCLVAPARAWAGSQGGQGPALLRNRRSWVWNQFFVIEEYAGPEPVLIGKLHSDVDRGEGRTKYLLTGEGAGTVFVIDEATGNIHVTKSLDREEKAQYVLLAQAVDRASNRPLEPPSEFIIKVQDINDNPPIFPLGPYHATVPEMSNVALPFMSRVPGSPTGTSVIQVTAHDADDPSYGNSAKLVYTVLDGLPFFSVDPQTGVVRTAIPNMDRETQEEFLVVIQAKDMGGHMGGLSGSTTVTVTLSDVNDNPPKFPQSLYQFSVVETAEPGTLVGRLRAQDPDLRDNALMAYSILDGEGSETFSIGTDSQGRDGLLTVRKIYLELAVDLELPTPTPKATAPLVPAFPLRRAKHWPLDFEGRRSYSFRVEATNTLIDPAYLRRGPFKDVASVHVAVQDAPEPPAFTQTTYQLAVPENKAPGTLVGRVSAADLDSPASPIRYSILPPTDPERCFSIEPEDGTIRTAVPLDREARVWHNLTVLATELDSSAQASHVQVAIQTLDENDNAPQLAEPYDTFVCDSAAPGQLIQVIRALDRDEVGNSSRISLQGPLGPDANFTVRDNRDGSASLLLPSRPAPARQAPYLVPVEMWDWGQPPLSSTATVTISMCRCRPDGSVASCQPEAQLSPTGLSTGALLAIVTCVGTLLVQSGTRPPCSGPDRLSGLFVPILQP, encoded by the exons ATGTGGGGCCTGGTGAGGCTCCTGCTGGCCtggctgggtggctggggctgcatGGTGTGCCTGGTAGCCCCAGCCCGGGCCTGGGCAGGGTCCCAAGGGGGCCAAGGACCAGCACTGCTGCGGAATCGAAGGAGCTGGGTCTGGAACCAGTTCTTTGTCATTGAAGAATATGCCGGTCCAGAGCCCGTCCTTATTGGTAAG CTTCACTCAGATGTGGATAGGGGCGAGGGCCGCACCAAGTACCTGCTGACCGGGGAGGGGGCAGGCACCGTATTTGTGATCGATGAGGCCACAGGCAATATCCATGTCACCAAGAGCCTTGACCGGGAGGAGAAGGCACAGTATGTGCTACTGGCCCAAGCTGTGGACCGAGCCTCCAACCGGCCTCTCGAGCCCCCATCAGAGTTCATCATCAAGGTGCAGGACATCAACGACAATCCACCCATCTTTCCCCTCGGGCCCTACCATGCCACAGTGCCCGAGATGTCCAATGTCG CCCTTCCCTTTATGAGTAGGGTGCCGGGATCCCCCACAGGGACATCAGTGATCCAGGTGACTGCTCACGATGCTGATGACCCCAGCTATGGGAACAGTGCCAAGCTGGTGTACACCGTGCTGGATGGACTGCCATTCTTCTCCGTGGATCCCCAGACTG GAGTGGTGCGCACCGCCATCCCCAACATGGACCGGGAGACACAGGAGGAGTTCTTGGTGGTGATTCAGGCCAAGGACATGGGCGGCCACATGGGGGGGCTGTCGGGCAGCACTACAGTGACGGTCACCCTCAGCGATGTCAACGACAACCCCCCCAAGTTCCCTCAGA GCCTGTACCAGTTCTCCGTGGTAGAGACGGCTGAGCCGGGCACCCTGGTTGGCCGGCTGAGGGCCCAGGACCCAGACCTGAGAGACAATGCCCTCATGGCGTACAGCATCCTGGATGGGGAGGGGTCCGAGACCTTCAGCATCGGCACAGACTCCCAGGGTCGAGATGGGCTACTCACAGTCCGCAAG ATCTACTTGGAGCTGGCAGTAGACCTAGAGTTACCGACCCCGACCCCCAAGGCTACTGCCCCTCTGgtgcctgcctttcctctcagGAGGGCTAAGCACTGG CCCTTAGACTTCGAGGGCCGTCGCTCCTACTCCTTCCGAGTGGAGGCCACCAACACGCTCATCGACCCAGCCTACCTGCGGCGAGGGCCTTTCAAAGACGTGGCCTCTGTGCATGTGGCTGTGCAGGATGCCCCAGAGCCACCTGCCTTCACACAGACTACCTACCAGCTGGCAGTTCCTGAGAACAAGGCTCCCGGGACCCTGGTGGGCCGGGTCTCAGCCGCTGACCTGGATTCCCCTGCCAGCCCCATCAG ATACTCCATCCTCCCTCCTACGGATCCAGAGCGCTGCTTCTCTATCGAGCCTGAAGACGGCACCATCCGCACAGCAGTGCCCCTGGACCGCGAGGCTCGTGTCTGGCACAACCTCACAGTGCTGGCCACAGAGCTTG ACAGCTCCGCACAGGCCTCCCATGTGCAAGTGGCCATCCAGACCCTGGATGAGAATGACAATGCTCCCCAGCTGGCAGAGCCCTACGATACCTTTGTGTGTGATTCTGCAGCCCCTGGCCAG cTAATTCAGGTCATCCGGGCCCTGGACAGAGATGAAGTCGGCAATAGTAGTCGCATCTCCCTTCAGGGTCCTCTGGGCCCTGATGCCAACTTCACTGTCCGGGACAACCGAG ATGGCTCGGCAAGCCTGCTGCTGCCTTCTCGCCCTGCTCCAGCCCGCCAGGCCCCCTACCTGGTCCCTGTTGAGATGTGGGACTGGGGGCAGCCGCCCCTGAGCAGCACTGCCACGGTGACTATCAGCATGTGCCGCTGCCGGCCTGACGGCTCCGTGGCATCCTGCCAGCCTGAGGCTCAGCTCTCACCCACTGGACTCAGCACCGGGGCCCTGCTTGCCATCGTCACCTGTGTGGGCACCCTGCTTG TTCAGAGTGGAACCAGGCCGCCCTGTTCCGGGCCCGACCGGCTCAGCGGCCTGTTTGTGCCTATCCTGCAGCCCTAG
- the CDH24 gene encoding cadherin-24 isoform X1, giving the protein MWGLVRLLLAWLGGWGCMVCLVAPARAWAGSQGGQGPALLRNRRSWVWNQFFVIEEYAGPEPVLIGKLHSDVDRGEGRTKYLLTGEGAGTVFVIDEATGNIHVTKSLDREEKAQYVLLAQAVDRASNRPLEPPSEFIIKVQDINDNPPIFPLGPYHATVPEMSNVALPFMSRVPGSPTGTSVIQVTAHDADDPSYGNSAKLVYTVLDGLPFFSVDPQTGVVRTAIPNMDRETQEEFLVVIQAKDMGGHMGGLSGSTTVTVTLSDVNDNPPKFPQSLYQFSVVETAEPGTLVGRLRAQDPDLRDNALMAYSILDGEGSETFSIGTDSQGRDGLLTVRKIYLELAVDLELPTPTPKATAPLVPAFPLRRAKHWPLDFEGRRSYSFRVEATNTLIDPAYLRRGPFKDVASVHVAVQDAPEPPAFTQTTYQLAVPENKAPGTLVGRVSAADLDSPASPIRYSILPPTDPERCFSIEPEDGTIRTAVPLDREARVWHNLTVLATELDSSAQASHVQVAIQTLDENDNAPQLAEPYDTFVCDSAAPGQLIQVIRALDRDEVGNSSRISLQGPLGPDANFTVRDNRDGSASLLLPSRPAPARQAPYLVPVEMWDWGQPPLSSTATVTISMCRCRPDGSVASCQPEAQLSPTGLSTGALLAIVTCVGTLLALVVLFVALQRQKQEALMVLEEEDVRENIITYDDEGGGEEDTEAFDISALQNPDGASPLAPGPPARLDVLPRARASRQPRPPGPADVAQLLALRLREVDDDPSVPPYDSVQVYGYEGRGSSCGSLSSLGSCSEAGVGPGPAEPLDDWGPLFHTLAELYGAKEPPAP; this is encoded by the exons ATGTGGGGCCTGGTGAGGCTCCTGCTGGCCtggctgggtggctggggctgcatGGTGTGCCTGGTAGCCCCAGCCCGGGCCTGGGCAGGGTCCCAAGGGGGCCAAGGACCAGCACTGCTGCGGAATCGAAGGAGCTGGGTCTGGAACCAGTTCTTTGTCATTGAAGAATATGCCGGTCCAGAGCCCGTCCTTATTGGTAAG CTTCACTCAGATGTGGATAGGGGCGAGGGCCGCACCAAGTACCTGCTGACCGGGGAGGGGGCAGGCACCGTATTTGTGATCGATGAGGCCACAGGCAATATCCATGTCACCAAGAGCCTTGACCGGGAGGAGAAGGCACAGTATGTGCTACTGGCCCAAGCTGTGGACCGAGCCTCCAACCGGCCTCTCGAGCCCCCATCAGAGTTCATCATCAAGGTGCAGGACATCAACGACAATCCACCCATCTTTCCCCTCGGGCCCTACCATGCCACAGTGCCCGAGATGTCCAATGTCG CCCTTCCCTTTATGAGTAGGGTGCCGGGATCCCCCACAGGGACATCAGTGATCCAGGTGACTGCTCACGATGCTGATGACCCCAGCTATGGGAACAGTGCCAAGCTGGTGTACACCGTGCTGGATGGACTGCCATTCTTCTCCGTGGATCCCCAGACTG GAGTGGTGCGCACCGCCATCCCCAACATGGACCGGGAGACACAGGAGGAGTTCTTGGTGGTGATTCAGGCCAAGGACATGGGCGGCCACATGGGGGGGCTGTCGGGCAGCACTACAGTGACGGTCACCCTCAGCGATGTCAACGACAACCCCCCCAAGTTCCCTCAGA GCCTGTACCAGTTCTCCGTGGTAGAGACGGCTGAGCCGGGCACCCTGGTTGGCCGGCTGAGGGCCCAGGACCCAGACCTGAGAGACAATGCCCTCATGGCGTACAGCATCCTGGATGGGGAGGGGTCCGAGACCTTCAGCATCGGCACAGACTCCCAGGGTCGAGATGGGCTACTCACAGTCCGCAAG ATCTACTTGGAGCTGGCAGTAGACCTAGAGTTACCGACCCCGACCCCCAAGGCTACTGCCCCTCTGgtgcctgcctttcctctcagGAGGGCTAAGCACTGG CCCTTAGACTTCGAGGGCCGTCGCTCCTACTCCTTCCGAGTGGAGGCCACCAACACGCTCATCGACCCAGCCTACCTGCGGCGAGGGCCTTTCAAAGACGTGGCCTCTGTGCATGTGGCTGTGCAGGATGCCCCAGAGCCACCTGCCTTCACACAGACTACCTACCAGCTGGCAGTTCCTGAGAACAAGGCTCCCGGGACCCTGGTGGGCCGGGTCTCAGCCGCTGACCTGGATTCCCCTGCCAGCCCCATCAG ATACTCCATCCTCCCTCCTACGGATCCAGAGCGCTGCTTCTCTATCGAGCCTGAAGACGGCACCATCCGCACAGCAGTGCCCCTGGACCGCGAGGCTCGTGTCTGGCACAACCTCACAGTGCTGGCCACAGAGCTTG ACAGCTCCGCACAGGCCTCCCATGTGCAAGTGGCCATCCAGACCCTGGATGAGAATGACAATGCTCCCCAGCTGGCAGAGCCCTACGATACCTTTGTGTGTGATTCTGCAGCCCCTGGCCAG cTAATTCAGGTCATCCGGGCCCTGGACAGAGATGAAGTCGGCAATAGTAGTCGCATCTCCCTTCAGGGTCCTCTGGGCCCTGATGCCAACTTCACTGTCCGGGACAACCGAG ATGGCTCGGCAAGCCTGCTGCTGCCTTCTCGCCCTGCTCCAGCCCGCCAGGCCCCCTACCTGGTCCCTGTTGAGATGTGGGACTGGGGGCAGCCGCCCCTGAGCAGCACTGCCACGGTGACTATCAGCATGTGCCGCTGCCGGCCTGACGGCTCCGTGGCATCCTGCCAGCCTGAGGCTCAGCTCTCACCCACTGGACTCAGCACCGGGGCCCTGCTTGCCATCGTCACCTGTGTGGGCACCCTGCTTG CCCTAGTGGTGCTTTTCGTGGCCCTGCAGCGGCAAAAGCAGGAAGCACTGATGGTGCTGGAGGAGGAAGACGTCCGTGAGAACATTATCACCTACGATGATGAGGGAGGCGGGGAAGAGGACACGGAGGCTTTTGACATCAGTGCCCTGCAGAACCCCGACGGGGCCTCCCCGCTGGCCCCAGGCCCGCCTGCGCGCCTCGATGTGCTGCCCCGGGCCAGGGCATCTCGCCAGCCCAGGCCACCTGGCCCTGCCGACGTGGCCCAGCTCCTAGCGCTGCGGCTCCGTGAGGTGGATGATGACCCCAGTGTGCCACCCTACGACTCCGTGCAGGTGTACGGCTACGAGGGCCGGGGCTCCTCCTGTGGCTCCCTCAGCTCCCTGGGCTCATGCAGCGAGGCCGGCGTTGGCCCCGGCCCCGCGGAACCACTGGACGACTGGGGGCCACTCTTCCATACCCTGGCCGAGCTCTATGGGGCCAAGGAGCCCCCAGCCCCATGA
- the CDH24 gene encoding cadherin-24 isoform X3, which produces MWGLVRLLLAWLGGWGCMVCLVAPARAWAGSQGGQGPALLRNRRSWVWNQFFVIEEYAGPEPVLIGKLHSDVDRGEGRTKYLLTGEGAGTVFVIDEATGNIHVTKSLDREEKAQYVLLAQAVDRASNRPLEPPSEFIIKVQDINDNPPIFPLGPYHATVPEMSNVALPFMSRVPGSPTGTSVIQVTAHDADDPSYGNSAKLVYTVLDGLPFFSVDPQTGVVRTAIPNMDRETQEEFLVVIQAKDMGGHMGGLSGSTTVTVTLSDVNDNPPKFPQSLYQFSVVETAEPGTLVGRLRAQDPDLRDNALMAYSILDGEGSETFSIGTDSQGRDGLLTVRKPLDFEGRRSYSFRVEATNTLIDPAYLRRGPFKDVASVHVAVQDAPEPPAFTQTTYQLAVPENKAPGTLVGRVSAADLDSPASPIRYSILPPTDPERCFSIEPEDGTIRTAVPLDREARVWHNLTVLATELDSSAQASHVQVAIQTLDENDNAPQLAEPYDTFVCDSAAPGQLIQVIRALDRDEVGNSSRISLQGPLGPDANFTVRDNRDGSASLLLPSRPAPARQAPYLVPVEMWDWGQPPLSSTATVTISMCRCRPDGSVASCQPEAQLSPTGLSTGALLAIVTCVGTLLALVVLFVALQRQKQEALMVLEEEDVRENIITYDDEGGGEEDTEAFDISALQNPDGASPLAPGPPARLDVLPRARASRQPRPPGPADVAQLLALRLREVDDDPSVPPYDSVQVYGYEGRGSSCGSLSSLGSCSEAGVGPGPAEPLDDWGPLFHTLAELYGAKEPPAP; this is translated from the exons ATGTGGGGCCTGGTGAGGCTCCTGCTGGCCtggctgggtggctggggctgcatGGTGTGCCTGGTAGCCCCAGCCCGGGCCTGGGCAGGGTCCCAAGGGGGCCAAGGACCAGCACTGCTGCGGAATCGAAGGAGCTGGGTCTGGAACCAGTTCTTTGTCATTGAAGAATATGCCGGTCCAGAGCCCGTCCTTATTGGTAAG CTTCACTCAGATGTGGATAGGGGCGAGGGCCGCACCAAGTACCTGCTGACCGGGGAGGGGGCAGGCACCGTATTTGTGATCGATGAGGCCACAGGCAATATCCATGTCACCAAGAGCCTTGACCGGGAGGAGAAGGCACAGTATGTGCTACTGGCCCAAGCTGTGGACCGAGCCTCCAACCGGCCTCTCGAGCCCCCATCAGAGTTCATCATCAAGGTGCAGGACATCAACGACAATCCACCCATCTTTCCCCTCGGGCCCTACCATGCCACAGTGCCCGAGATGTCCAATGTCG CCCTTCCCTTTATGAGTAGGGTGCCGGGATCCCCCACAGGGACATCAGTGATCCAGGTGACTGCTCACGATGCTGATGACCCCAGCTATGGGAACAGTGCCAAGCTGGTGTACACCGTGCTGGATGGACTGCCATTCTTCTCCGTGGATCCCCAGACTG GAGTGGTGCGCACCGCCATCCCCAACATGGACCGGGAGACACAGGAGGAGTTCTTGGTGGTGATTCAGGCCAAGGACATGGGCGGCCACATGGGGGGGCTGTCGGGCAGCACTACAGTGACGGTCACCCTCAGCGATGTCAACGACAACCCCCCCAAGTTCCCTCAGA GCCTGTACCAGTTCTCCGTGGTAGAGACGGCTGAGCCGGGCACCCTGGTTGGCCGGCTGAGGGCCCAGGACCCAGACCTGAGAGACAATGCCCTCATGGCGTACAGCATCCTGGATGGGGAGGGGTCCGAGACCTTCAGCATCGGCACAGACTCCCAGGGTCGAGATGGGCTACTCACAGTCCGCAAG CCCTTAGACTTCGAGGGCCGTCGCTCCTACTCCTTCCGAGTGGAGGCCACCAACACGCTCATCGACCCAGCCTACCTGCGGCGAGGGCCTTTCAAAGACGTGGCCTCTGTGCATGTGGCTGTGCAGGATGCCCCAGAGCCACCTGCCTTCACACAGACTACCTACCAGCTGGCAGTTCCTGAGAACAAGGCTCCCGGGACCCTGGTGGGCCGGGTCTCAGCCGCTGACCTGGATTCCCCTGCCAGCCCCATCAG ATACTCCATCCTCCCTCCTACGGATCCAGAGCGCTGCTTCTCTATCGAGCCTGAAGACGGCACCATCCGCACAGCAGTGCCCCTGGACCGCGAGGCTCGTGTCTGGCACAACCTCACAGTGCTGGCCACAGAGCTTG ACAGCTCCGCACAGGCCTCCCATGTGCAAGTGGCCATCCAGACCCTGGATGAGAATGACAATGCTCCCCAGCTGGCAGAGCCCTACGATACCTTTGTGTGTGATTCTGCAGCCCCTGGCCAG cTAATTCAGGTCATCCGGGCCCTGGACAGAGATGAAGTCGGCAATAGTAGTCGCATCTCCCTTCAGGGTCCTCTGGGCCCTGATGCCAACTTCACTGTCCGGGACAACCGAG ATGGCTCGGCAAGCCTGCTGCTGCCTTCTCGCCCTGCTCCAGCCCGCCAGGCCCCCTACCTGGTCCCTGTTGAGATGTGGGACTGGGGGCAGCCGCCCCTGAGCAGCACTGCCACGGTGACTATCAGCATGTGCCGCTGCCGGCCTGACGGCTCCGTGGCATCCTGCCAGCCTGAGGCTCAGCTCTCACCCACTGGACTCAGCACCGGGGCCCTGCTTGCCATCGTCACCTGTGTGGGCACCCTGCTTG CCCTAGTGGTGCTTTTCGTGGCCCTGCAGCGGCAAAAGCAGGAAGCACTGATGGTGCTGGAGGAGGAAGACGTCCGTGAGAACATTATCACCTACGATGATGAGGGAGGCGGGGAAGAGGACACGGAGGCTTTTGACATCAGTGCCCTGCAGAACCCCGACGGGGCCTCCCCGCTGGCCCCAGGCCCGCCTGCGCGCCTCGATGTGCTGCCCCGGGCCAGGGCATCTCGCCAGCCCAGGCCACCTGGCCCTGCCGACGTGGCCCAGCTCCTAGCGCTGCGGCTCCGTGAGGTGGATGATGACCCCAGTGTGCCACCCTACGACTCCGTGCAGGTGTACGGCTACGAGGGCCGGGGCTCCTCCTGTGGCTCCCTCAGCTCCCTGGGCTCATGCAGCGAGGCCGGCGTTGGCCCCGGCCCCGCGGAACCACTGGACGACTGGGGGCCACTCTTCCATACCCTGGCCGAGCTCTATGGGGCCAAGGAGCCCCCAGCCCCATGA
- the CDH24 gene encoding cadherin-24 isoform X5 — MWGLVRLLLAWLGGWGCMVCLVAPARAWAGSQGGQGPALLRNRRSWVWNQFFVIEEYAGPEPVLIGKLHSDVDRGEGRTKYLLTGEGAGTVFVIDEATGNIHVTKSLDREEKAQYVLLAQAVDRASNRPLEPPSEFIIKVQDINDNPPIFPLGPYHATVPEMSNVALPFMSRVPGSPTGTSVIQVTAHDADDPSYGNSAKLVYTVLDGLPFFSVDPQTGVVRTAIPNMDRETQEEFLVVIQAKDMGGHMGGLSGSTTVTVTLSDVNDNPPKFPQSLYQFSVVETAEPGTLVGRLRAQDPDLRDNALMAYSILDGEGSETFSIGTDSQGRDGLLTVRKTTYQLAVPENKAPGTLVGRVSAADLDSPASPIRYSILPPTDPERCFSIEPEDGTIRTAVPLDREARVWHNLTVLATELDSSAQASHVQVAIQTLDENDNAPQLAEPYDTFVCDSAAPGQLIQVIRALDRDEVGNSSRISLQGPLGPDANFTVRDNRDGSASLLLPSRPAPARQAPYLVPVEMWDWGQPPLSSTATVTISMCRCRPDGSVASCQPEAQLSPTGLSTGALLAIVTCVGTLLALVVLFVALQRQKQEALMVLEEEDVRENIITYDDEGGGEEDTEAFDISALQNPDGASPLAPGPPARLDVLPRARASRQPRPPGPADVAQLLALRLREVDDDPSVPPYDSVQVYGYEGRGSSCGSLSSLGSCSEAGVGPGPAEPLDDWGPLFHTLAELYGAKEPPAP, encoded by the exons ATGTGGGGCCTGGTGAGGCTCCTGCTGGCCtggctgggtggctggggctgcatGGTGTGCCTGGTAGCCCCAGCCCGGGCCTGGGCAGGGTCCCAAGGGGGCCAAGGACCAGCACTGCTGCGGAATCGAAGGAGCTGGGTCTGGAACCAGTTCTTTGTCATTGAAGAATATGCCGGTCCAGAGCCCGTCCTTATTGGTAAG CTTCACTCAGATGTGGATAGGGGCGAGGGCCGCACCAAGTACCTGCTGACCGGGGAGGGGGCAGGCACCGTATTTGTGATCGATGAGGCCACAGGCAATATCCATGTCACCAAGAGCCTTGACCGGGAGGAGAAGGCACAGTATGTGCTACTGGCCCAAGCTGTGGACCGAGCCTCCAACCGGCCTCTCGAGCCCCCATCAGAGTTCATCATCAAGGTGCAGGACATCAACGACAATCCACCCATCTTTCCCCTCGGGCCCTACCATGCCACAGTGCCCGAGATGTCCAATGTCG CCCTTCCCTTTATGAGTAGGGTGCCGGGATCCCCCACAGGGACATCAGTGATCCAGGTGACTGCTCACGATGCTGATGACCCCAGCTATGGGAACAGTGCCAAGCTGGTGTACACCGTGCTGGATGGACTGCCATTCTTCTCCGTGGATCCCCAGACTG GAGTGGTGCGCACCGCCATCCCCAACATGGACCGGGAGACACAGGAGGAGTTCTTGGTGGTGATTCAGGCCAAGGACATGGGCGGCCACATGGGGGGGCTGTCGGGCAGCACTACAGTGACGGTCACCCTCAGCGATGTCAACGACAACCCCCCCAAGTTCCCTCAGA GCCTGTACCAGTTCTCCGTGGTAGAGACGGCTGAGCCGGGCACCCTGGTTGGCCGGCTGAGGGCCCAGGACCCAGACCTGAGAGACAATGCCCTCATGGCGTACAGCATCCTGGATGGGGAGGGGTCCGAGACCTTCAGCATCGGCACAGACTCCCAGGGTCGAGATGGGCTACTCACAGTCCGCAAG ACTACCTACCAGCTGGCAGTTCCTGAGAACAAGGCTCCCGGGACCCTGGTGGGCCGGGTCTCAGCCGCTGACCTGGATTCCCCTGCCAGCCCCATCAG ATACTCCATCCTCCCTCCTACGGATCCAGAGCGCTGCTTCTCTATCGAGCCTGAAGACGGCACCATCCGCACAGCAGTGCCCCTGGACCGCGAGGCTCGTGTCTGGCACAACCTCACAGTGCTGGCCACAGAGCTTG ACAGCTCCGCACAGGCCTCCCATGTGCAAGTGGCCATCCAGACCCTGGATGAGAATGACAATGCTCCCCAGCTGGCAGAGCCCTACGATACCTTTGTGTGTGATTCTGCAGCCCCTGGCCAG cTAATTCAGGTCATCCGGGCCCTGGACAGAGATGAAGTCGGCAATAGTAGTCGCATCTCCCTTCAGGGTCCTCTGGGCCCTGATGCCAACTTCACTGTCCGGGACAACCGAG ATGGCTCGGCAAGCCTGCTGCTGCCTTCTCGCCCTGCTCCAGCCCGCCAGGCCCCCTACCTGGTCCCTGTTGAGATGTGGGACTGGGGGCAGCCGCCCCTGAGCAGCACTGCCACGGTGACTATCAGCATGTGCCGCTGCCGGCCTGACGGCTCCGTGGCATCCTGCCAGCCTGAGGCTCAGCTCTCACCCACTGGACTCAGCACCGGGGCCCTGCTTGCCATCGTCACCTGTGTGGGCACCCTGCTTG CCCTAGTGGTGCTTTTCGTGGCCCTGCAGCGGCAAAAGCAGGAAGCACTGATGGTGCTGGAGGAGGAAGACGTCCGTGAGAACATTATCACCTACGATGATGAGGGAGGCGGGGAAGAGGACACGGAGGCTTTTGACATCAGTGCCCTGCAGAACCCCGACGGGGCCTCCCCGCTGGCCCCAGGCCCGCCTGCGCGCCTCGATGTGCTGCCCCGGGCCAGGGCATCTCGCCAGCCCAGGCCACCTGGCCCTGCCGACGTGGCCCAGCTCCTAGCGCTGCGGCTCCGTGAGGTGGATGATGACCCCAGTGTGCCACCCTACGACTCCGTGCAGGTGTACGGCTACGAGGGCCGGGGCTCCTCCTGTGGCTCCCTCAGCTCCCTGGGCTCATGCAGCGAGGCCGGCGTTGGCCCCGGCCCCGCGGAACCACTGGACGACTGGGGGCCACTCTTCCATACCCTGGCCGAGCTCTATGGGGCCAAGGAGCCCCCAGCCCCATGA